The DNA window GGCGAACGGGCTGCACTGGAGGTCACAGCGCTGGTGGCCGAGATCGATAGCCTCGGGCTCGGGAGGATTGTGCGATGACACGTCCACCCGCCAAATCCGGCTTCGCATCGCGTCCGGGCAATCCCGATAGCTGGGTCAGGGCCGCCGATGCGCCGGTAACAGGAAAGATGGCTGCCGAGGCGTTTACCGCCCGCCTGACCATCGACATCACGCCCGAGCTACGCGGGCGCATCAAGGTCGCTGCCTTCCGGCGCGGCGTCACGGTCGCCGTGATGTTGCGCGAGCTGCTGGTCCGCGAGTTTCCACCCACCGAAGGAGATCAGCCATGACCGGCAAGACCGCGTGTGCAGTGCATGAACATCCGCGGCCGGGCGGACCAGCTCCGTTCACCACATTGGTCGAACTGACCTTCCAGAAGAAGAAGGTCGAGCGCTGGATCAGGTTCGGTCACAAGAGCTTTGAGCAGATCATCGACCGCCGCTGCAGTCTGATCGGTTTTGCGCCCGAAAGCATCTTTGCCTTCGTCCGCTGGGCCTCCAACGATTACGGCACCATCGTCTCGCGGCTCGACATCCTGCGCGCCGTTGGTCGCGGCGAACCGTACCAGACCGTGCCCTTCGTTCGTCCTGGCTGCGAGATCCTGCTGCGTATTGATGGCTGGCGACAAGTCCAGCGGGTGCTGGCCCTGATTGATGCCGTGGACGCGCTTGGCATCGATCCGGCGGATGTTGCGCCGGACCATTGGCGGCACGTCCACAACCGCTTGAGTGCCGGTCAGGAACCCAACCCCTACACCCCGGAACGCCATGCCGCGTGGCTCAACCGCCGGAGGATCTGGACATGAGCCGCCGTCATATCCTCGCCGTGTCCATGCTGGCCGTCGGCACGCTTGTCGCCACGGCGGTTGCCGATCTGCCAACCCGGCTGATCTGGAACGCGACTGCCAGCGCGCCCATCGGCTTCTACACGGTTGCTCCCGCCGATACGCTCGAAATTCCAGAACTCGTCGTCATCATGCCGCCCGAACCGCTGGAGCGGTTCATGGTCGAGCGCGGCTATATCGGACGCGGCGTGCCGCTGCTGAAGCGTGTCCTCGGCCTGCCGGGACAGCGCGTCTGCCGCAACGGTGCGACCATTACCGTCGATCATGTCGAAATGGGGGACGCGCTGGAGCGCGACCGCATGGGCCGCGATCTGCCGGTCTGGCAGAGCTGCCGCATCATCGGCGACGGTGAACTCTTCCTCATGAATTGGGACGTCCGGGACAGCCTCGACGGCCGTTACTTCGGACCTGTTCCCGCCAGTTCCGTCATCGGCCGGGCGCTCCCGCTCTGGACCGATGAGGAAGGCGATGGCCGCTACGAATGGCGGGCGGCCACGCATTGAACCCACGCCAAATCCACAAACACAGGAGACATACCATGCCACAGATCGGTCAATTTGCGCGTGACGCATCCGGCTTCGCCGGTCAGCTCGTCACGCTCACCATGAAGCGCGATCTCGTTATCGTGCCCGCCGAACATTCCGATGCGGAGAATGCGCCGGACTATCGCGTCCATTTCATTGAACATGACGGGCCGGAGGTCGGTGCTGCATGGAAACGCACCGGCGAAAAGGCTGGCGAATATCTCTCGGTGCTGCTCGACGATCCCGCCTTACCGCAGCCGATCCGCGCCAATCTGTTTCGCGACGACGATGCAGGCTCGTCATGGTCGCTGCACTGGAGCCGCCCGCGGCCCCGCGAAGATCGGGACTGAGATCATGCGATCCCGCGCCCTTCTTATCTTCACGGCCCTTCTGTCGGCTGGCAGCGGCTCGATGCCGGCCATGGCGCAGGTCACGCCGCAACCCGCGCCTGTTACCGCGCATCCCCATGCTGCTTTCATTGCAGAGGCGTCACAGCGTTTCAGCATTCCAGAGCACTGGATTCGGGCCGTGCTGGGTGTGGAAAGCGCGGGCGATGTGCGCGCCATTTCATCGGCGGGCGCGATGGGACTGATGCAGGTCATGCCCGATACCTGGGCGGGCCTGCGCAGCCGCCATGGCCTCGGGCGCGATCCTTACGATCCGCGTGACAACATCCTCGCAGGTACGGCGTATCTGCGGGAGATGTGGGACCGCTATGGCAATGTCGCGGCCATGCTTGCCGCCTACAATGCCGGTCCCGGTCGCTATGACGAGCATCTGGCGACAGGTCGCACTTTGCCCGCAGAAACACGCGCCTATGTCGCCACGCTCGCACCTGTTCTCGGCAGGGCGACTGCGCCTGATGTGCCGACGATCGTGCCGCCGCCGCCACCGGATTGGCGCGAAGCCCCGCTCTTCGTTGCGCAATCCGGCGGCATTTCAGCGGCGGTTAATCAGCCATCGAGCGACATCCACGCAACCGCTTCTCTGCGCGATCCCGCCGTTCAGGAGCCGCAGGACAGCGGCATATTCGTGGCCCTTGCGAGCGATGGCGACAAGCCATGAGCATGGCGTTTACGCGCTCGTTCGGTCCATTTCCGGTGTGCAGTCAGGCTTGGGTGCGCCTGGCAGCATTCCCGGCAGGAAGGGCAAAAAGGGAAGGAAAGGCGGAGGGCAAGATAAAGGAAACCGGCACCCTGTCGGGGCAGTTTCTGGGCAAGCCCTTGTCTGCACACTGTTTTGGGGCGCGGCGCACGGCACCCTGCTTTTGGGTCTCGCGTGCCGCGATATGGCGCAAAGCCTTGGCTTTGTTGGGTTTTGACCGGCACTATAGCCTAATATCTGCCGTTTCCGTGTCTAAACGGCAGGGAATGGGCTCATGAGCGCCGACGACGAGAATCGCTTTCGCCCCAGGCCGGGCCGGATCAAATTCGACGTGCCGAAAGCGGGCAAAGCCAAGAGCTTTCTGACGCAGGCGAAGAAGCTGGCGCGTCAGCTTAGCAACAGCCCTAGTAGATCATCGTCATTCGCATCACGGACGTCCTCGTCGTCCTCATCGGGTTCGGCCGGAAAGAGCGGGAAGGCATC is part of the Sphingobium amiense genome and encodes:
- a CDS encoding DUF2840 domain-containing protein yields the protein MTGKTACAVHEHPRPGGPAPFTTLVELTFQKKKVERWIRFGHKSFEQIIDRRCSLIGFAPESIFAFVRWASNDYGTIVSRLDILRAVGRGEPYQTVPFVRPGCEILLRIDGWRQVQRVLALIDAVDALGIDPADVAPDHWRHVHNRLSAGQEPNPYTPERHAAWLNRRRIWT
- a CDS encoding S26 family signal peptidase, which produces MSRRHILAVSMLAVGTLVATAVADLPTRLIWNATASAPIGFYTVAPADTLEIPELVVIMPPEPLERFMVERGYIGRGVPLLKRVLGLPGQRVCRNGATITVDHVEMGDALERDRMGRDLPVWQSCRIIGDGELFLMNWDVRDSLDGRYFGPVPASSVIGRALPLWTDEEGDGRYEWRAATH
- a CDS encoding DUF736 domain-containing protein, whose protein sequence is MPQIGQFARDASGFAGQLVTLTMKRDLVIVPAEHSDAENAPDYRVHFIEHDGPEVGAAWKRTGEKAGEYLSVLLDDPALPQPIRANLFRDDDAGSSWSLHWSRPRPREDRD
- a CDS encoding lytic transglycosylase domain-containing protein; translation: MRSRALLIFTALLSAGSGSMPAMAQVTPQPAPVTAHPHAAFIAEASQRFSIPEHWIRAVLGVESAGDVRAISSAGAMGLMQVMPDTWAGLRSRHGLGRDPYDPRDNILAGTAYLREMWDRYGNVAAMLAAYNAGPGRYDEHLATGRTLPAETRAYVATLAPVLGRATAPDVPTIVPPPPPDWREAPLFVAQSGGISAAVNQPSSDIHATASLRDPAVQEPQDSGIFVALASDGDKP